A window of Gambusia affinis linkage group LG03, SWU_Gaff_1.0, whole genome shotgun sequence contains these coding sequences:
- the erap2 gene encoding endoplasmic reticulum aminopeptidase 2: MSSELRVDLSNGSASFQSISFTNIPLTMIPVGLLVLLAFNIHLVGSQASQSSQQVASPPSPTAEPSPLGDGNLSFPWSRLRLPRYIVPFHYHLLLHPNLTTLSFTGTVQIQIDVQNNTNWVVLHSKGLQISKATILDQNLNHLSDQVLPVLHNPSHEQIGIFSPRVLSSGQKYFLYIEFEAELAEGFYGFYKSTYRTSEGKTRYLASTHFEPTSARMAFPCFDEPSFKANFSVRIRRSPEYISLSNMPVIKTVQLNGDLLEDQFAPSVTMSTYLVAFIVCDFKSVSATTTSGVKVSIYAAPEKWMQTHYALEVAVKMLDFYEEYFNIRYPLPKQDLIAIPDFQVGAMENWGLTTYRETSLLYDPLTSSISDKLWVTMVIGHELAHQWFGNLVTMNWWNDLWLNEGFARYMEYISVEATYPILKVDEYLLHTCFVAIGLDSLNSSRPISSPAESPTQIEEMFDTVSYDKGACVLHMLRHFLTEKVFQSGIVRYLRKFSYGNAHNQDLWDSLSNTCSEDDFTSSKHCYSSGQASKNAYLFAGEHLNLTAMMNTWTLQKGLPLVTVTRKGPRLLLRQDRFLRTVLPSDPQWQAVQQGFLWHIPLTYKTDISSTIHRHMMTSPTDSVYIGEEASWVKINSDMTGYYVVHYADDGWDVMAKLLRENHTALSYKDRTHLIHNAFHLVTAGHLPLNKALDLIGYLQVEKHTVPLLEGLAFLEVFYHIVEKRDEPTLTKNLEKYILQFFRAVIDQQTWSDSGTVSERRLRSEVLSLACHLEYPPCLERANQHFKDWLHSNGTLNLPTDVAETVFSVGAQGDHGWTSLLNTYKISLSEAQKNKVLLALATTKDTDKLQRLLAMGLEGEVIRSQDLSHVVWMVARNPKGHYLAWNFVKQNWHTLVEKFQLGSSCIRTMIVGTTGQFSSPEELTQVQLFFESIKEQASQLRATQLALENVQKNIRWVQRNLETLRNWLNEQMK, encoded by the exons ATGAGTTCAGAGCTAAGAGTCGACCTCTCAAACGGGTCGGCATCATTTCAATCAATTTCGTTCACGAACATTCCCTTAACAATGATTCCAGTCGGGCTTTTAGTGCTGCTGGCTTTCAACATTCATCTGGTTGGATCTCAGGCCTCTCAGAGCTCACAGCAGGTAGCGAGTCCTCCCAGTCCCACGGCAGAACCATCTCCTCTGGGTGATGGTAATCTGTCCTTCCCCTGGAGCCGTCTTCGCCTGCCAAG GTACATTGTTCCTTTTCACTACCACCTGCTTCTGCACCCCAACCTCACAACTCTCAGCTTCACTGGCACCGTGCAGATCCAGATCGATGTCCAGAATAATACAAACTGGGTTGTTCTACACAGCAAGGGTCTTCAAATCTCTAAGGCCACAATTTTAGACCAGAACCTTAATCATCTGTCTGATCAG GTTCTTCCAGTTCTTCACAACCCTTCCCACGAGCAAATAGGCATTTTTTCTCCACGGGTTCTCAGCAGCGGCCAGAAGTATTTCTTGTACATAGAGTTTGAAGCAGAGCTAGCAGAGGGATTTTACGGTTTCTATAAAAGCACCTACAGAACCAGTGAAGGCAAGACCAG ATACCTAGCTTCCACTCACTTTGAACCCACAAGCGCCCGAATGGCATTTCCTTGTTTTGATGAGCCGAGCTTCAAAGCCAATTTCTCTGTGAGGATTAGAAGGAGCCCGGAGTATATTTCTCTCTCCAACATGCCAGTA ATCAAGACAGTACAACTGAATGGTGACCTTCTTGAAGATCAGTTCGCCCCGAGCGTGACGATGAGCACGTACCTTGTAGCTTTCATCGTTTGTGACTTCAAGTCTGTCAGTGCAACAACTACGTCTGGAGTGAAG GTTTCCATCTATGCTGCGCCTGAGAAGTGGATGCAAACCCACTATGCTTTGGAGGTTGCTGTTAAAATGCTGGACTTCTATGAGGAGTACTTCAACATTCGTTATCCTTTGCCCAAACAAG ATCTGATTGCCATTCCAGATTTCCAGGTTGGTGCAATGGAGAACTGGGGACTGACCACCTACAGAGAGACCAGTCTTCTCTATGATCCCCTCACATCCTCCATTTCTGATAAACTCTGGGTTACTATGGTCATTGGTCATGAACTTGCCCATCAG TGGTTTGGGAACTTGGTGACCATGAACTGGTGGAACGATCTCTGGTTGAATGAAGGATTTGCCAGATACATGGAGTATATTTCAGTGGAGGCCACCTACCCAATTCTCAAAGtg GACGAGTATCTACTGCACACTTGTTTTGTAGCAATTGGTCTTGATTCTTTAAACTCTTCTCGGCCTATCTCGAGCCCAGCAGAGAGCCCTACCCAGATCGAAGAAATGTTTGACACCGTTTCCTACGACAAG GGAGCATGTGTCCTGCATATGCTGCGGCACTTCCTGACTGAGAAGGTGTTTCAGAGCGGGATAGTGCGATACCTTCGCAAGTTTAGCTATGGAAATGCCCACAATCAGGACCTGTGGGACAGTCTATCTAAC ACATGTTCAGAAGATGACTTCACCTCAAGCAAACATTGTTACAGCAGTGGCCAGGCCTCCAAGAATGCA TATTTGTTTGCAGGGGAACACCTCAACCTGACAGCCATGATGAACACTTGGACTTTACAGAAAGGGCTTCCTCTGGTGACTGTAACGAGGAAGGGGCCTCGACTGCTTCTTCGACAAGATCGATTTCTGAGGACAGTTCTTCCCTCTGATCCTCAGTGGCAAGCTGTACAACAAGG CTTCCTGTGGCATATTCCTCTGACATACAAGACTGATATTTCCAGCACCATCCACAGACATATGATGACTTCTCCCACAG ACAGTGTATACATTGGAGAAGAAGCCAGCTGGGTGAAAATAAACTCAGATATGACCGGCTATTACGTGGTTCATTATGCTGATGATGGCTGGGATGTGATGGCTAAACTACTGCGGGAAAATCACACAGCTCTGAGCTACAAGGACAGGACTCACTTGATACacaatgcatttcatttggtCAC GGCGGGTCATCTCCCACTTAATAAAGCATTGGACCTGATTGGTTATCTACAAGTTGAGAAACACACAGTGCCTCTTCTCGAAGGACTGGCTTTTCTGGAAGTTTTCTACCATATTGTTGAGAAGAGAGATGAGCCCACTTTAACTAAAAACCTGGAA AAGTACATCCTGCAGTTTTTCCGTGCCGTCATCGACCAGCAGACATGGAGTGACAGCGGCACTGTGTCTGAGCGACGCCTGAGGTCGGAGGTCCTGTCTCTGGCTTGTCACCTGGAATACCCGCCCTGTCTGGAGCGCGCAAATCAACATTTCAAAGACTGGCTCCATTCCAACGGAACATTAAA CTTACCAACAGATGTGGCAGAGACGGTGTTCTCAGTAGGAGCTCAGGGTGACCATGGCTGGACCTCGCTCCTAAATACGTACAAGATTTCCCTCTCTGAAGCCCAGAAAAATAAGGTCCTCCTTGCTTTGGCAACGACCAAAGACACAGACAAGCTGCAAAG actGCTGGCAATGGGTCTGGAAGGAGAGGTGATCCGATCACAGGACCTGTCTCATGTTGTTTGGATGGTGGCCCGTAATCCAAAGGGACATTATCTCGCCTGGAACTTTGTCAAACAGAACTGGCACACATTGGTTGAAAA GTTTCAGTTAGGCTCCTCCTGCATCAGGACCATGATTGTTGGGACCACAGGGCAGTTTTCATCTCCAGAGGAGCTCACTCAA GTGCAGTTGTTTTTTGAATCCATCAAAGAGCAGGCTTCTCAGCTGAGAGCAACACAACTTGCCTTGGAAAATGTGCAGAAGAATATTCGCTGGGTTCAGAGGAACTTGGAAACACTGAGAAATTGGCTGAATGAGCAGATGAAATGA
- the rgmb gene encoding RGM domain family member B yields MGRAGCCYRGAERLASPSAVRRFRPLLLLIIGLCCGAHIGQCQVAAPQCRIQKCTTDFVSLTSHLTPAVDGFDTEFCKALRAYSACTQRTAKACRGNLVFHSALLGISDLMSQRSCSRDGPTPSAHPEIPLEPCNYHSRTQHTHTHSHSHSHSHGHGHSRSRPGYLFCGLFGDPHLRTFKDSFQTCKVEGAWPLIDNDYLSVQVTNVPVVPGSSATATNKITIIFKPYEGCTDQRVYQAVTDSLPAAFDDGTVSSGDPVHTSFGADGVAGKVRALWISERSPGRHVELHAGYIGVTVIIRQLGRYLTLAVRIPEELAQAYDDTQDLQLCLNGCPSSERIDQAGHLPLPLSPPALGLQQQHLHRPSYASQTQAYPHGTTHVFAMDGAKERCSEQLEVLDIYFHSCVFDLLTTGDANFTLAAHSAQKDMESLHPHRDRWRIYPRGSAASYFHSDSQLIKKLALLLLCALSVVFM; encoded by the exons ATGGGGAGAGCCGGATGCTGTTACCGCGGGGCTGAGCGCCTCGCTTCCCCGTCTGCGGTGCGCCGCTTCcggccgctgctgctgctgatcatCGGTCTCTGCTGCGGTGCTCACATAG GTCAGTGTCAAGTGGCTGCCCCCCAGTGTCGGATCCAGAAGTGCACCACCGACTTTGTGTCCCTGACCTCCCACCTGACGCCCGCTGTGGATGGCTTTGACACCGAGTTCTGCAAGGCCCTGCGCGCGTACTCAGCCTGCACCCAGAGGACAGCCAAGGCCTGCCGGGGAAACCTGGTTTTCCACTCAGCCCTCCTGGGCATCTCAGACCTCATGAGTCAGAGGAGCTGTTCCAGAGATGGTCCAACTCCCTCAGCGCACCCAGAGATCCCCCTCGAGCCCTGCAACTATCACAGCCGCACCcagcacacccacacacactcccactCCCACTCCCACTCTCACGGCCATGGTCACAGCCGCTCTCGGCCTGGGTACTTGTTCTGCGGGCTGTTTGGAGACCCGCATCTGAGAACATTTAAGGACAGCTTCCAGACCTGTAAGGTGGAGGGTGCGTGGCCTCTTATTGATAATGACTATTTGTCGGTGCAGGTCACTAATGTTCCTGTGGTTCCTGGCTCCAGTGCAACTGCAACCAACAAG ATCACCATCATCTTCAAGCCTTATGAGGGCTGCACAGACCAGAGGGTCTACCAAGCCGTCACAGACAGCCTCCCTGCTGCCTTTGATGATGGAACGGTGAGCAGCGGAGACCCCGTCCACACCTCCTTCGGCGCTGACGGTGTGGCCGGGAAGGTCCGGGCTCTGTGGATCTCTGAACGTAGCCCTGGGCGCCACGTGGAGCTGCATGCTGGCTACATTGGTGTGACCGTAATCATTCGCCAGCTGGGGCGCTACCTGACATTGGCCGTGCGGATCCCAGAGGAGCTGGCTCAAGCCTACGACGACACCCAGGACCTGCAGCTCTGCCTGAACGGCTGCCCCAGCAGCGAGCGCATCGACCAGGCAGGACACCTCCCTTTGCCGCTTTCTCCACCTGCGCTCGGCCTGCAGCAACAGCACCTGCACCGGCCCAGCTACGCCTCACAGACGCAAGCATACCCCCATGGTACCACACATGTTTTTGCCATGGATGGGGCGAAGGAGCGCTGCAGCGAGCAGCTGGAAGTCCTGGACATCTACTTCCACTCTTGCGTGTTTGATCTCCTGACTACTGGAGATGCTAACTTCACATTAGCTGCACACAGCGCCCAGAAGGACATGGAGAGCCTTCATCCACACCGGGACAGATGGAGGATATACCCCCGCGGCTCTGCAGCCTCTTACTTCCACTCAGACTCTCAGCTTATCAAAAAGCTCGCTCTGCTCCTGCTGTGTGCTCTGAGCGTTGTATTCATGTGA